Proteins encoded together in one Impatiens glandulifera chromosome 1, dImpGla2.1, whole genome shotgun sequence window:
- the LOC124910418 gene encoding expansin-A16-like — protein sequence MTSSIYIPAVLFFLLSVSVDAHNDGMYLDNSWKSAHATFYGGRDGTGNMSGACGYSQGYGVNTAALSTALFNKGQTCGACFEIQCTNDPNWCVAGNPSIFITATNFCPPNPSLPSDKGGWCNPPLPHFDLSMPMFLKIAQYKAGVIPVKYRRVPCKNTGGIKFTMKGNPHFDLVLISNVAGSGEIVKASIKGSKTGWIQMTRNWGQNWQSNVVLVGQSLSFNVTDSDGRTSTSLDIAPANWKFGQTFTGKNF from the exons ATGACGTCATCTATCTACATTCCCGCCGTACTCTTCTTCCTTCTGTCGGTTTCCGTCGATGCTCACAACGACGGAATGTACTTGGACAATTCTTGGAAAAGCGCCCACGCCACTTTCTACGGCGGCCGTGATGGTACCGGCAACATGA GCGGAGCTTGTGGATACAGCCAGGGTTACGGAGTCAATACAGCGGCCTTGAGCACGGCCCTGTTCAATAAAGGTCAGACCTGCGGTGCTTGTTTCGAAATTCAATGCACCAACGACCCAAATTGGTGCGTCGCCGGAAATCCATCGATTTTCATAACCGCCACCAATTTCTGTCCACCAAATCCTTCTCTACCCTCCGACAAAGGCGGCTGGTGTAATCCTCCCCTCCCTCATTTCGACCTTTCAATGCCAATGTTCTTAAAAATCGCGCAATACAAAGCTGGAGTCATCCCCGTAAAATACCGccg GGTGCCATGCAAGAATACGGGTGGGATAAAATTTACAATGAAGGGCAATCCACACTTTGACCTGGTTCTGATATCCAACGTCGCCGGCTCCGGAGAGATCGTTAAGGCGAGCATAAAGGGTAGTAAGACCGGTTGGATACAAATGACCCGGAATTGGGGACAGAACTGGCAATCTAATGTCGTGCTTGTAGGGCAGTCCCTTTCATTTAATGTCACTGATAGTGACGGCCGTACCTCCACCTCCCTCGACATAGCGCCGGCGAATTGGAAGTTTGGCCAGACCTTCACCGGCAAGAATTTCTAG